A portion of the Trachemys scripta elegans isolate TJP31775 chromosome 11, CAS_Tse_1.0, whole genome shotgun sequence genome contains these proteins:
- the FAIM gene encoding fas apoptotic inhibitory molecule 1 isoform X2 — MASREEITLYEDEVRSRYGYLEKMTDLVAVWEVALSDGVHKIEFEHGTTSGKRVVYVDGKEEIRKEWMFKLVGKETFTVGAAKTKATINIDAVSGFAYEYTLEINGKSLKKYMENRSKTTNTWVLSLDGVDCRVVLEKDTMDVWCNGKKMETAGEFVEDGTETHFSVGDHDCCIKAVSSGKRREGIIHTLIVDDREIPEVLE, encoded by the exons ATGGCATCCCGTGAAGAGATTACTCTCTATGAAGATGAagtaag GTCTCGCTACGGCTACCTGGAGAAGATGACAGATCTGGTGGCTGTTTGGGAGGTTGCTTTAAGTGATGGTGTTCACAAGATTGAATTTGAACATGGAACTACATCAGGAAAACGTGTTGTATATGTAGATGGAAAg GAAGAAATAAGAAAAGAGTGGATGTTTAAACTAGTGGGTAAAGAAACATTTACAGTTGGAGCAGCCAAAACAAAGGCTACCATTAACATTGATGCAGTCAGTGGTTTTGCATATGAGTATACCTTGGAGATCAATGGGAAAAGCCTCAAGAAGTACATGGAGAACCGGTCAAAAACAACAAATACTTGGGTATTAAGCTTGGATGGTGTGGATTGTAGAGTTGTGTTAG agAAGGACACTATGGATGTCTGGTGCAATGgtaaaaaaatggaaacagcG GGTGAATTTGTAGAAGATGGAACAGAAACTCACTTCAGTGTTGGTGATCATGACTGTTGCATTAAGGCTGTCAGTAGTGGAAAGCGAAGGGAAGGAATCATTCATACTCTTATAGTAGATGACAGAGAAATCCCAGAGGTTTTGGAGTAG
- the FAIM gene encoding fas apoptotic inhibitory molecule 1 isoform X1 — MRRAVALVDALRVASLPPSAILAAGAGGREAAAGSGAERDPPRSRYGYLEKMTDLVAVWEVALSDGVHKIEFEHGTTSGKRVVYVDGKEEIRKEWMFKLVGKETFTVGAAKTKATINIDAVSGFAYEYTLEINGKSLKKYMENRSKTTNTWVLSLDGVDCRVVLEKDTMDVWCNGKKMETAGEFVEDGTETHFSVGDHDCCIKAVSSGKRREGIIHTLIVDDREIPEVLE; from the exons ATGCGCCGGGCGGTCGCTCTGGTCGATGCGCTCCGCGTCGCTTCCCTGCCCCCGAGCGCCATTTTGGCCGCGGGGGCCGGAGGGAGAGAGGCGGCTGCGGGGAGTGGTGCGGAGCGAGACCCGCCCAG GTCTCGCTACGGCTACCTGGAGAAGATGACAGATCTGGTGGCTGTTTGGGAGGTTGCTTTAAGTGATGGTGTTCACAAGATTGAATTTGAACATGGAACTACATCAGGAAAACGTGTTGTATATGTAGATGGAAAg GAAGAAATAAGAAAAGAGTGGATGTTTAAACTAGTGGGTAAAGAAACATTTACAGTTGGAGCAGCCAAAACAAAGGCTACCATTAACATTGATGCAGTCAGTGGTTTTGCATATGAGTATACCTTGGAGATCAATGGGAAAAGCCTCAAGAAGTACATGGAGAACCGGTCAAAAACAACAAATACTTGGGTATTAAGCTTGGATGGTGTGGATTGTAGAGTTGTGTTAG agAAGGACACTATGGATGTCTGGTGCAATGgtaaaaaaatggaaacagcG GGTGAATTTGTAGAAGATGGAACAGAAACTCACTTCAGTGTTGGTGATCATGACTGTTGCATTAAGGCTGTCAGTAGTGGAAAGCGAAGGGAAGGAATCATTCATACTCTTATAGTAGATGACAGAGAAATCCCAGAGGTTTTGGAGTAG